Proteins from a single region of Gemmatimonadaceae bacterium:
- the mnmA gene encoding tRNA 2-thiouridine(34) synthase MnmA, with the protein MPERVLVAMSGGVDSSVAAALLVEQGYDVVGATMKLFCYGDDGPDRPCCSLDSINDARRVCQQLGVPHYVLNLESAFGRDVVGNFVDEYARGRTPIPCVRCNTFTKFRDLLRKADAVDARWIATGHYARVVDGALHRGLDPRKDQSYFLWGIHRDVVRRMLLPVGSRTKTETRAVAHGLGLEVVAEKTESQDICFVPDGDHTKIIRKHLGADAPSLSAGPVVLSDGRRVGTHQGFAGFTIGQRRGLPGGFREPMYVVAIRAEDRAVVIGPREELLGRGLIARELNWLGETPAVGARVSVQVRHRAPAAAAEIVRLTTNEVELALDEPVAAITPGQSVVVYDEARVLGGGIIEAARHSRSPLPILAA; encoded by the coding sequence ATGCCGGAGCGGGTGCTGGTCGCGATGTCCGGCGGCGTCGACTCGTCCGTCGCCGCGGCGTTGCTCGTCGAGCAGGGCTACGACGTCGTTGGCGCGACGATGAAGCTCTTCTGCTATGGCGACGATGGGCCCGATCGCCCCTGCTGCTCGCTGGATTCCATCAACGATGCGCGGCGCGTGTGTCAGCAGCTCGGCGTCCCGCATTACGTGCTCAATCTCGAGAGCGCATTTGGCCGCGACGTCGTCGGTAACTTCGTCGACGAGTACGCGCGCGGCCGCACGCCGATTCCGTGCGTTCGCTGCAACACGTTCACGAAGTTCCGCGACTTGCTGCGCAAGGCAGACGCCGTCGATGCACGCTGGATCGCGACGGGACACTACGCTCGCGTCGTCGACGGCGCCCTGCACCGCGGGCTCGATCCGCGAAAGGATCAGTCGTACTTCCTGTGGGGCATCCATCGCGACGTCGTTAGGCGGATGCTCCTGCCCGTCGGTTCGCGCACGAAGACGGAGACGCGCGCCGTCGCTCACGGCCTCGGGCTCGAGGTGGTGGCCGAGAAGACGGAGAGCCAGGACATCTGCTTCGTGCCCGACGGCGATCACACGAAGATCATCCGCAAGCATCTCGGCGCCGACGCTCCGTCACTCTCGGCCGGGCCCGTCGTGCTCTCCGATGGTCGTCGCGTTGGAACACATCAGGGCTTCGCGGGCTTCACCATCGGTCAGCGACGCGGCCTGCCCGGCGGCTTCCGCGAGCCGATGTACGTCGTCGCTATCCGCGCCGAGGATCGGGCGGTGGTCATCGGACCGCGCGAGGAGTTGCTCGGCCGCGGTCTCATCGCGCGCGAGCTGAATTGGCTCGGTGAGACGCCCGCCGTCGGCGCGCGCGTTTCGGTACAGGTGCGTCATCGTGCCCCGGCTGCGGCCGCCGAGATCGTTCGCCTAACGACAAACGAAGTCGAGTTGGCGCTCGACGAGCCCGTCGCCGCAATCACGCCGGGCCAGTCGGTGGTGGTCTACGACGAGGCGCGTGTTCTCGGCGGCGGCATTATCGAAGCCGCGCGGCACTCGCGATCACCGCTACCGATTCTCGCCGCCTAA
- a CDS encoding competence/damage-inducible protein A: MDVELITIGDELLLGFTIDTNAAYLARELASIGIGIRRRASVGDVAEDIAAAVGDAIERTGAVITTGGLGPTSDDLTKPSIAALFGRGMCLDEEHVVWMEKRWLQRFNRSMPESNRAQAMLPEGATKLVNKHGSAPGIWLDDERGRWVAMLPGVPREMKGMLADTLLPILRERAAAAGAPSVVRSLTLRTTGVAESLLADQIDPIRERLGSVALAYLPGADGVDLRLTIRGVPSDGADETLSNAAAVLRSTLGKSIYAQDDTELTSIVLDRCRQLGYTIAVAESCTGGLLGARLTSIAGSSDVVLGGVIAYANDVKVRILEVDESTLASHGAVSEPVARQMAEGVRRRLEATIGISITGVAGPSGGTPEKPVGTVWIAVALPENTRALQLRLIGDREEIRRRATQSSLELVRRALLERD, encoded by the coding sequence ATGGACGTAGAGCTCATAACCATCGGCGACGAGCTCCTGCTCGGCTTCACGATCGACACGAACGCCGCGTACCTCGCGCGTGAGCTCGCGTCGATCGGTATCGGCATACGACGACGCGCTAGCGTCGGTGACGTGGCCGAGGACATCGCCGCCGCCGTCGGAGACGCGATCGAACGAACTGGCGCCGTCATAACGACTGGCGGACTCGGGCCTACGAGCGACGATCTCACCAAGCCCTCGATCGCCGCGCTCTTCGGACGCGGCATGTGTCTCGACGAGGAGCACGTTGTCTGGATGGAGAAACGCTGGCTACAGCGCTTCAACCGCAGCATGCCCGAGTCGAATCGGGCTCAAGCCATGCTCCCCGAGGGCGCGACGAAGCTCGTCAACAAGCACGGCTCCGCTCCCGGTATCTGGCTCGATGACGAGCGCGGACGATGGGTCGCGATGCTGCCAGGCGTGCCTCGCGAAATGAAGGGCATGCTCGCCGATACGCTTCTTCCCATTCTTCGGGAGCGAGCCGCGGCTGCAGGCGCCCCGTCGGTCGTTCGCTCGCTGACGCTGCGCACGACAGGAGTTGCAGAGTCGCTGCTCGCCGATCAGATCGATCCGATTCGGGAGCGGCTCGGCTCCGTCGCACTTGCATACTTGCCCGGCGCCGACGGCGTTGACCTGCGCCTTACGATTCGTGGCGTTCCATCTGACGGCGCCGACGAAACTCTGAGCAATGCCGCTGCGGTTCTGCGTTCGACGCTTGGCAAGTCCATCTACGCTCAAGACGACACAGAGCTCACTTCCATCGTGCTCGATCGCTGTCGACAGTTGGGGTACACGATTGCCGTCGCCGAGAGCTGCACAGGCGGACTGCTGGGTGCACGGTTGACGTCGATCGCTGGGTCGAGCGACGTCGTGCTCGGCGGCGTGATCGCGTACGCCAACGACGTGAAGGTTCGCATTCTTGAAGTCGATGAAAGCACGCTCGCTTCACACGGCGCGGTGAGCGAACCGGTAGCCCGACAGATGGCAGAGGGCGTGCGTCGCCGGCTCGAGGCGACCATCGGCATCTCCATCACCGGTGTCGCCGGCCCCAGCGGCGGAACGCCGGAGAAGCCCGTTGGCACAGTCTGGATTGCGGTCGCTTTGCCCGAGAATACGCGAGCGCTGCAGCTCCGACTCATCGGCGATCGTGAAGAGATCCGCCGTCGTGCGACTCAGAGCTCACTCGAGCTTGTACGACGAGCCTTGCTGGAGCGTGATTGA
- a CDS encoding cysteine desulfurase family protein, giving the protein MPEPIYLDHAATTPVRPEVREAMEPFFGPRFGNPSSIHRWGREARVALDEARERVAACLGARTDEICFTSGGTESDNLAVLGGWRARRSEGRNAVVSTPIEHKAVLAAVHQAGREGAEERLCQMTRDCVVDTSSFDRLVGDDVAIASVMWVNNEIGTIQPIDQLAATANARGVLFHTDAVQAYGKVEINAGAMPFDFLSISGHKIGAPKGCGAMFVRRGTPIEPLFHGGTQDRGRRPGTENVAMAVGLARAAELTLAEREEECRRLTTLRDHLERLITEQVPDAIVHGRGTRRAPHISSISVPGTDSESLLIALDLQGIACSAGSACQSGSVTPSHVLTACGVRPDIASAAIRMSLGSLTTDAGIERVAQVFPNLVRKARGQSPAARPQPVGA; this is encoded by the coding sequence ATGCCTGAGCCTATCTATCTCGATCACGCGGCGACGACGCCGGTTCGGCCCGAGGTGCGCGAGGCGATGGAGCCGTTCTTCGGTCCGCGTTTCGGAAACCCGTCGAGCATCCATCGCTGGGGACGCGAAGCCCGCGTAGCGCTCGATGAGGCGCGAGAACGCGTCGCCGCCTGTCTTGGAGCACGCACTGACGAGATCTGCTTCACCTCCGGCGGCACCGAGTCCGACAACCTCGCGGTCCTTGGCGGCTGGCGCGCGCGACGGAGTGAAGGGCGTAACGCGGTGGTCAGCACGCCGATCGAGCATAAGGCAGTGCTCGCGGCCGTGCACCAGGCGGGTCGCGAGGGCGCAGAGGAGCGACTCTGCCAGATGACGCGCGACTGCGTCGTGGACACGAGCTCGTTCGATCGGCTCGTCGGTGACGACGTCGCGATCGCATCGGTGATGTGGGTGAATAACGAGATCGGGACGATTCAGCCGATCGACCAGCTGGCGGCGACCGCTAACGCGCGCGGCGTGCTCTTTCACACCGACGCAGTTCAGGCGTATGGAAAGGTGGAGATCAATGCCGGCGCGATGCCATTCGATTTCCTCTCCATCTCCGGCCACAAGATTGGCGCCCCCAAGGGGTGCGGCGCGATGTTCGTTAGGCGCGGCACGCCGATCGAGCCGCTCTTTCATGGCGGCACGCAGGATCGCGGGCGACGTCCGGGGACGGAGAATGTCGCGATGGCGGTCGGCCTGGCGCGAGCCGCGGAGTTGACGCTTGCCGAGCGCGAGGAGGAGTGTCGACGTCTCACGACGCTCCGCGATCACCTCGAGCGGTTAATCACCGAGCAGGTACCGGACGCGATCGTCCACGGACGCGGGACGCGGCGCGCGCCACACATCTCGAGCATTTCGGTGCCCGGCACCGATAGCGAGTCGCTCTTGATTGCGCTCGATCTTCAGGGAATTGCATGTTCGGCGGGATCGGCGTGCCAGAGTGGAAGTGTGACGCCATCGCACGTGTTGACCGCGTGCGGCGTACGCCCCGACATCGCCAGCGCGGCGATTCGAATGAGCCTCGGAAGCCTAACGACCGACGCGGGCATCGAGCGCGTGGCGCAGGTTTTCCCGAATCTGGTCCGCAAGGCGCGCGGTCAGTCGCCGGCGGCACGGCCGCAGCCCGTCGGCGCCTGA
- a CDS encoding nucleotide exchange factor GrpE translates to MNRSDKDPARRPNAEQGDAMTDEFASVAGDDAGEPVAESTAPDPQGDTSVESEMERILAEQQDKYLRLAAEYDNYRKRSVRERQEASLRGQAELLRGLLDALDDLARFAHVDPATTDTKTVVDGVAMVERKMLKTVTGVGLEIINPVDQTFDPARMEAVATEPALAPEDDHVVAKVYQQGYLFNGQLLRPARVVVKQWNG, encoded by the coding sequence ATGAATCGTTCCGACAAGGATCCTGCGCGTCGCCCCAATGCTGAGCAGGGCGACGCGATGACTGACGAATTCGCATCGGTCGCTGGTGACGACGCTGGCGAGCCGGTTGCCGAAAGCACCGCACCCGACCCGCAAGGGGATACCAGCGTCGAGTCCGAGATGGAGCGCATACTCGCGGAGCAGCAGGATAAATACCTGCGACTCGCCGCGGAGTACGACAACTACCGCAAGCGGTCCGTGCGCGAGCGCCAGGAGGCGTCGCTGCGCGGGCAGGCGGAATTGCTCCGCGGGCTACTCGATGCGCTCGACGATCTTGCGCGATTTGCGCATGTCGATCCCGCGACCACGGACACGAAAACGGTCGTGGACGGCGTCGCAATGGTCGAGCGAAAGATGTTGAAGACGGTGACTGGTGTCGGGCTGGAGATCATCAATCCAGTCGATCAGACCTTCGACCCCGCGAGGATGGAAGCAGTTGCGACTGAGCCAGCGTTGGCGCCGGAAGACGATCACGTCGTCGCGAAAGTCTATCAGCAGGGCTATTTGTTCAACGGCCAGTTGTTGCGGCCAGCACGTGTCGTTGTGAAGCAGTGGAACGGCTGA
- the bshB1 gene encoding bacillithiol biosynthesis deacetylase BshB1, with product MTDVDLLAIAAHRDDVELTCGGTLIKAARQGYRTAVIDLTQGEMGTRGSVAMRAAEASRAAEIMGLAARENLDLPDAGIVNDPPTRERLARVIRRFRARVVIAPAPTGRHPDHIVTSQLVRDACFVAGLAKLAPDVPKHRPHKVVHTLSFRQDAPKPTFVVDVSEDFDRKMDAVRCYDSQFGGVTQAGEVYPNGEPLYDMVRHYAAYYGSLIRRRFGEPFLAVETMLVDDIVALEVATF from the coding sequence GTGACCGACGTTGATCTGCTCGCCATCGCCGCGCATCGCGACGATGTCGAGCTGACGTGTGGCGGAACGCTCATCAAGGCGGCGCGCCAGGGTTACCGCACAGCCGTGATCGATCTCACGCAAGGTGAGATGGGAACCCGCGGCTCGGTGGCGATGCGCGCCGCCGAGGCGAGTCGTGCCGCCGAGATTATGGGACTGGCGGCGCGCGAGAATCTCGATCTCCCCGATGCGGGAATCGTCAATGATCCACCGACGCGCGAGCGACTCGCCCGAGTCATTCGTCGATTCCGGGCGCGCGTCGTGATCGCGCCGGCGCCGACCGGCCGACATCCCGATCACATCGTGACGTCGCAGCTGGTGCGCGATGCCTGTTTTGTTGCCGGCCTGGCCAAGCTGGCGCCCGATGTGCCGAAGCATCGGCCGCACAAAGTCGTACACACGCTGTCCTTTCGGCAGGATGCGCCGAAGCCGACGTTCGTCGTCGACGTCAGCGAGGACTTCGATCGCAAGATGGACGCGGTGCGCTGCTACGATTCGCAGTTCGGCGGCGTCACGCAGGCGGGAGAGGTCTACCCCAACGGTGAGCCGCTGTACGACATGGTTCGACACTATGCCGCGTACTATGGCTCGCTGATCCGGCGTCGGTTTGGTGAGCCGTTCCTTGCCGTCGAGACGATGCTCGTGGACGACATCGTCGCACTCGAGGTCGCGACCTTTTGA
- a CDS encoding ABC transporter permease — MRILNRLLLAFEGVTLAIDSMRSNKVRAMLTIMGVAVGVFVVVALSSVVRGINESFARDVEAAGPTSFFIYRRNIAAFQACDGTDETCPDRRNPPITIDEANAIERLPSILAVTSHVANGGTFKYKDRELNAGMEAYTPNWTDVDGGDIYPGRSFTYAENANAAPVVVINDKMAEMLYGDSDPIDKDLTINGVPFRVIGLYHYMASPMGTPTSAGGGDSPKAILPWETARRHLSFWMRGNNLIVKPRAGVSVDEATDEVTAQFRAMRSLGPSEPNNFAIVTQDRLLETYNKLFGTFFLVGISLSAVGLLVGGVGVVAIMMISVTERTREIGIRKALGATRGTILWQFLVEAVTLTAMGAAVGLVLGIVVAVVVRTKWPAIPASTPMTSIAAALGMSALTGVVCGIMPAYRAARLDPIEALRYE; from the coding sequence ATGCGCATTCTGAATCGACTGCTGCTCGCGTTCGAAGGCGTTACGCTCGCGATCGACTCGATGCGATCCAACAAAGTCCGCGCGATGCTCACGATCATGGGCGTGGCGGTCGGCGTCTTCGTTGTCGTCGCGCTCTCGTCCGTCGTGCGCGGTATCAATGAGAGCTTCGCGCGAGACGTCGAGGCGGCCGGCCCAACGTCCTTCTTCATCTATCGACGGAACATCGCCGCGTTCCAAGCGTGTGATGGTACTGACGAAACCTGTCCCGATCGACGCAACCCTCCGATCACGATCGACGAAGCAAACGCGATCGAGCGGCTGCCGAGCATCCTGGCGGTGACCTCGCACGTCGCCAACGGCGGCACGTTCAAGTACAAGGATCGTGAGCTCAACGCGGGCATGGAAGCGTACACGCCGAATTGGACGGACGTCGACGGCGGCGACATCTATCCGGGGCGAAGTTTCACGTACGCCGAGAACGCGAATGCCGCCCCGGTCGTCGTCATCAACGACAAGATGGCGGAGATGCTCTACGGGGATTCCGATCCGATCGACAAGGACCTAACGATCAACGGCGTCCCATTTCGAGTGATCGGTCTGTACCACTACATGGCAAGTCCGATGGGCACGCCGACGTCCGCGGGCGGCGGGGATTCGCCAAAAGCGATTCTTCCCTGGGAGACCGCGCGGCGTCATCTGAGCTTCTGGATGCGCGGCAACAATCTGATCGTGAAGCCGCGAGCCGGAGTCAGCGTCGACGAAGCGACAGACGAAGTCACGGCACAGTTTCGTGCGATGCGCAGTCTGGGTCCGAGTGAGCCCAATAACTTCGCCATCGTTACGCAGGACCGTCTGCTGGAGACGTACAACAAGCTGTTCGGAACGTTCTTCCTTGTCGGGATTTCCCTGTCGGCGGTCGGACTTCTCGTGGGCGGCGTCGGGGTGGTCGCCATCATGATGATCTCGGTCACCGAGCGCACGCGAGAAATCGGCATTCGTAAGGCGCTCGGCGCAACGCGCGGGACGATTCTCTGGCAATTCCTCGTCGAAGCCGTGACACTCACGGCGATGGGCGCCGCGGTCGGGCTCGTGCTCGGTATTGTCGTCGCCGTCGTCGTCCGCACGAAATGGCCGGCGATACCAGCGTCCACGCCGATGACGTCGATCGCCGCGGCACTCGGTATGAGCGCCCTGACGGGCGTGGTTTGCGGTATCATGCCCGCCTATCGCGCCGCGCGATTGGATCCGATCGAGGCACTCCGGTACGAGTGA
- a CDS encoding ABC transporter permease, whose product MLTALRVYSVLATRRFHVRFDDVLLTAFRQLRANKLRSFFTLLGIIVSVAFLVAVVAIIQGMNAYVKENIADNVVGTNTFEVRRMPARVGLFNEDDWRVVLRRPKITPEDAAGVRQALPEATAISLTSGYPTPQSDIVWGDRTLGDVLVFGITPDYQVVKDYRFSSGQPLSDVDVRERRYVCVVGAEIAEKLFETIDPVGRQIRIHGDLFTIVGVVARKGKILGQSFDGFVMLPFSTFESMYGRRQTTTISVKMPDATMVGDAMARAQEAMRIAHRLKPNDGDNFSIETSDALISFWKSLTSVLFSVVPAVVGIGILVGGIVIMNIMLMSVRERTHEIGLRKSVGATRRDIQAQFLAEAVMLATLGGATGALGGWLFSTAIAAVSPLPARVTTWSVVMALSLGAGVGVLFGVYPATRAARLDPVTALRAE is encoded by the coding sequence TTGCTTACCGCTCTTCGCGTGTACTCGGTACTGGCCACTCGTCGCTTCCACGTGCGCTTCGACGATGTTCTCCTGACGGCGTTCCGGCAGCTGCGGGCGAATAAACTTCGCTCGTTTTTCACGTTGCTCGGCATCATTGTCAGCGTGGCCTTTCTCGTCGCCGTCGTCGCGATCATCCAGGGGATGAACGCGTACGTCAAAGAGAATATCGCCGACAATGTGGTCGGCACGAACACCTTCGAGGTGCGACGCATGCCGGCACGCGTCGGACTCTTCAACGAGGATGATTGGCGCGTTGTGCTCCGACGCCCGAAGATCACACCCGAAGACGCGGCGGGGGTGCGACAGGCGCTCCCCGAGGCGACGGCGATCAGTCTGACGTCGGGTTATCCAACGCCGCAATCGGACATCGTCTGGGGCGATCGCACGTTAGGCGATGTGCTCGTTTTCGGCATCACGCCGGACTACCAGGTCGTGAAGGATTACCGTTTCTCGTCGGGTCAACCGCTCAGCGACGTGGACGTGCGCGAGCGACGCTACGTCTGTGTGGTCGGCGCCGAGATCGCGGAGAAGCTGTTCGAGACGATCGATCCGGTGGGCCGTCAGATTCGTATCCACGGAGATCTCTTCACGATCGTTGGCGTCGTCGCGCGAAAAGGAAAGATCCTCGGCCAGTCGTTCGACGGCTTCGTGATGCTTCCGTTCTCCACGTTCGAGTCGATGTACGGCCGGCGCCAGACGACGACGATCTCCGTGAAGATGCCGGATGCGACCATGGTCGGAGACGCCATGGCACGAGCGCAGGAGGCGATGCGTATTGCGCATCGCCTGAAACCTAACGATGGCGATAATTTCTCGATCGAGACGTCCGACGCGCTGATCAGCTTCTGGAAGAGCCTGACGAGCGTGCTGTTCAGCGTCGTTCCGGCGGTCGTCGGCATCGGCATTCTCGTCGGCGGCATCGTCATCATGAACATCATGCTGATGTCGGTTCGTGAGCGCACCCACGAGATCGGGCTGCGCAAGTCGGTGGGCGCGACCCGACGCGACATCCAGGCGCAATTCCTCGCCGAGGCGGTGATGCTGGCAACGCTCGGCGGTGCCACGGGTGCGCTCGGCGGCTGGCTGTTCTCGACGGCGATCGCCGCGGTGTCGCCGCTGCCGGCTCGCGTCACGACCTGGTCCGTCGTGATGGCATTGTCGTTAGGCGCCGGCGTCGGCGTTCTGTTCGGGGTCTACCCGGCGACTCGAGCGGCGCGTCTCGATCCAGTCACCGCGCTGAGGGCGGAATGA
- a CDS encoding J domain-containing protein — protein sequence MAQNKDFYAVLGVSASATQDEIKKQYRKLAARYHPDKNLNDAKAADRFKEISEAYQVLGDADRRKQYDQMRQLGAFGGFGGRSGARPGAGTATGGFPGGGNFHFEDFDIGGLGGLGDIFSSMFGSGNTGRTRSRTPERGQDIEMQLQVPFRVAALGGKVPVELEVNEECPTCHGSGAAPGAKLQTCPECNGRGTISFGQGGFAVQRPCPMCLGRGQVPTERCPTCNGAGEVRTRKKVLITVPPGTDDGSRIRLKGQGGRGQHNGTPGDLLIAFQVEPDRFFRREGLDVIAPVPINIAQATLGSRISVRTLDGKRVAIRIPPGTANGKRFRVRGQGIEREGAKGDLIVQVDVQVPEKLTEDQERAMKEFAEASGLKY from the coding sequence ATGGCGCAAAACAAAGACTTTTACGCGGTGCTCGGTGTCTCCGCCTCCGCGACGCAAGACGAGATCAAGAAGCAGTATCGAAAGCTTGCGGCGCGATATCATCCGGATAAGAACCTGAACGACGCGAAAGCAGCAGATCGATTCAAGGAGATCTCCGAGGCGTATCAGGTGCTCGGCGACGCCGACCGCCGCAAGCAGTACGACCAGATGCGGCAGCTGGGCGCATTCGGCGGCTTCGGTGGGCGATCAGGAGCTCGTCCGGGTGCTGGTACGGCCACGGGTGGTTTCCCTGGTGGCGGAAATTTCCATTTCGAAGATTTCGACATCGGCGGGTTAGGTGGGCTCGGAGACATCTTCAGCTCGATGTTCGGCAGTGGAAACACGGGTCGCACTCGTAGTCGCACTCCGGAGCGCGGTCAGGACATCGAGATGCAGCTCCAGGTTCCGTTCCGCGTCGCAGCGCTGGGCGGTAAAGTGCCCGTCGAGCTCGAGGTCAACGAAGAATGCCCGACCTGTCACGGCTCGGGTGCCGCGCCAGGCGCCAAGCTGCAGACGTGTCCGGAGTGCAACGGTCGCGGTACGATCTCCTTCGGCCAGGGCGGGTTCGCCGTGCAGCGTCCTTGTCCGATGTGCCTCGGTCGCGGACAGGTACCGACGGAGCGCTGCCCAACCTGCAACGGCGCCGGCGAAGTGCGCACGCGTAAGAAAGTTCTAATCACCGTGCCGCCGGGCACGGACGATGGATCGCGAATTCGCCTGAAGGGCCAGGGCGGTCGCGGGCAGCACAACGGTACGCCGGGCGATCTGCTCATCGCGTTTCAGGTGGAGCCTGATCGCTTCTTCCGCCGCGAGGGCCTCGACGTCATTGCGCCGGTACCGATCAACATCGCTCAGGCCACGCTGGGCTCGCGTATCAGTGTGCGGACCCTCGACGGAAAACGCGTGGCGATTCGCATTCCGCCTGGCACCGCGAACGGCAAGCGATTCCGCGTCCGCGGCCAGGGTATCGAGCGCGAGGGCGCCAAGGGCGACCTCATCGTGCAGGTAGACGTCCAGGTGCCGGAGAAGCTAACCGAAGACCAGGAGCGGGCGATGAAGGAGTTTGCGGAAGCTAGCGGGCTCAAATATTGA
- a CDS encoding ABC transporter permease produces the protein MMASKAPRERTVVRRAAWIRFLANLRETITLSFDSLRANKLRSGLTVLGVVIGVSVVMAMASIVQGIRDQIVETIEIAGPTTFYVMKVFSQTPLNPDRLPKWIRVRPDLTRDEAERIATLPMIAYASIWAQVIQRVEYNGVRTQPQAIMGADDGFTEIQGGDLASGRWFTHAELTSGAAVVVLDADVSRKVFGAVSPLDKLVRLGGRPARVVGIYQPAANIFKPPGQEIAGIVPFAMLDHQFTIDKTVALYIPVKPNPGVTVIDAQEAVTIALREMRRLRPADHNTFDMITQDQILDVFNKLTGVFFLVMIALSGVALLVGGIGVMAVMMISVTERTREIGVRKAVGATRADILLQFLFEAATLTGAGGVIGILVGLGLGRVITLLMHVHAVPPLNLTAVAVLVSVSLGLVFGLLPARRAARLDPIDALRYE, from the coding sequence ATGATGGCGTCCAAAGCCCCTCGCGAACGTACCGTGGTGCGGCGCGCCGCGTGGATCAGATTCCTCGCCAATCTCCGCGAGACGATCACGCTCTCGTTCGATTCGCTGCGCGCGAACAAGCTTCGTTCGGGGCTCACGGTACTCGGAGTGGTGATCGGCGTCTCGGTCGTCATGGCGATGGCGTCGATCGTCCAGGGGATTCGCGATCAGATCGTGGAAACGATCGAGATTGCGGGCCCGACGACGTTCTACGTGATGAAAGTCTTTTCGCAGACCCCGCTCAATCCGGACCGGCTCCCGAAGTGGATTCGCGTTCGCCCCGATCTGACGCGAGATGAAGCCGAGCGCATCGCTACCCTCCCGATGATCGCGTACGCGAGCATCTGGGCGCAGGTGATCCAGCGCGTCGAATACAATGGGGTGCGCACGCAGCCGCAGGCCATCATGGGAGCGGACGACGGCTTCACCGAGATTCAAGGTGGCGATCTCGCCTCGGGCCGGTGGTTCACCCACGCCGAGCTCACCAGCGGCGCCGCGGTCGTCGTGCTCGACGCCGACGTGTCTCGAAAGGTTTTCGGGGCGGTCTCGCCACTCGATAAACTCGTTAGGCTCGGCGGTCGTCCGGCGCGTGTCGTCGGTATCTACCAACCGGCGGCGAACATCTTCAAACCCCCAGGTCAGGAGATCGCTGGAATCGTGCCGTTTGCGATGCTCGATCATCAGTTCACGATCGACAAGACCGTCGCGCTGTACATACCGGTGAAGCCGAATCCCGGAGTCACGGTCATCGATGCACAGGAAGCGGTGACGATTGCGCTGCGCGAGATGCGGCGCCTCCGTCCGGCGGACCATAACACCTTCGACATGATCACGCAGGATCAGATACTCGATGTGTTCAACAAGCTGACGGGTGTCTTCTTCCTCGTGATGATCGCGCTCTCGGGAGTCGCGTTGCTGGTCGGCGGGATCGGCGTGATGGCGGTGATGATGATCAGCGTGACGGAGCGAACGCGCGAGATCGGTGTGCGCAAAGCGGTCGGTGCGACGCGCGCCGACATTCTCTTGCAGTTCCTCTTCGAAGCAGCGACCCTCACTGGCGCCGGCGGCGTGATTGGGATTCTCGTCGGACTCGGGCTCGGCCGCGTGATCACACTTCTGATGCACGTCCACGCGGTTCCGCCGTTGAATCTCACCGCGGTGGCCGTGCTGGTGTCGGTGTCGCTCGGGCTCGTGTTCGGTCTTCTCCCGGCGCGGCGCGCGGCGCGACTCGATCCAATCGATGCGTTGCGGTACGAATAA
- a CDS encoding tryptophan 2,3-dioxygenase family protein — MSSSKRSRARKAPASRGDDEGIDYGSYLALDELLALQRPRSTPEHPDELLFIVVHQASELWFKAILFDLDQLTVALERFDAGRSLWHMGRLNALMRIVSAQLDSLETLPPQHFAQFRGYLGASSGSQSVQFRAIEAASGLRDAHFMHALEEHGPIPPLVQRCVARPTLQDLFCRLLAKEKTTLEQLYVGPGPSLLFFLAEALLEYEQQFAQWRFKHVQLVERIIGPTTGGTGGTLGARYLQHTINQRFFPELWAVRGKFYKRG, encoded by the coding sequence TTGAGCTCATCCAAACGATCGCGCGCTCGTAAGGCGCCGGCATCTCGAGGCGACGATGAGGGCATCGACTACGGGAGCTATCTCGCACTGGACGAGCTGCTCGCGCTCCAGCGGCCGCGATCGACGCCCGAGCACCCCGATGAGTTGTTGTTCATCGTCGTGCATCAAGCGAGTGAGCTCTGGTTCAAGGCGATCCTCTTCGATCTGGACCAGCTGACCGTTGCGCTCGAACGTTTTGACGCCGGCCGGTCGCTGTGGCACATGGGCCGGCTCAACGCGCTGATGCGCATCGTGTCGGCACAGCTGGACTCGCTCGAGACGCTGCCGCCGCAGCACTTCGCCCAGTTTCGCGGGTATCTTGGCGCGTCGAGTGGGTCGCAAAGCGTGCAGTTCCGCGCGATCGAAGCAGCGTCTGGTTTACGAGATGCTCATTTCATGCACGCGCTCGAGGAGCATGGGCCGATCCCGCCGCTCGTTCAACGCTGCGTGGCGCGACCAACCCTCCAGGATCTCTTCTGCCGGCTCCTCGCGAAGGAGAAGACGACGCTCGAGCAGCTGTACGTCGGTCCGGGGCCGAGCCTCCTCTTCTTCCTCGCCGAGGCGTTGCTCGAATACGAACAGCAGTTCGCGCAGTGGCGATTCAAGCATGTACAACTGGTCGAGCGCATCATCGGTCCAACGACCGGCGGCACGGGAGGTACCCTCGGCGCCCGGTATCTGCAGCACACGATCAATCAGCGGTTCTTTCCCGAGCTCTGGGCGGTACGGGGGAAGTTTTACAAGAGGGGCTAG